tctccaaaataattcctagaacatatcTAGGATGCTGcccacactatatatatatatgtcttgtGGATGAATATAAGGTTCAAGTCAAGCACGTGTGTTTTATCTGACCAGCCTGATTCAGCACATCCAAAACACACAGATTGTAATTTTCAAGGCTACCAGAGGGTGTGATTTCCAACAGTGCCTAAGGCAGTTAGCTACCCACCTCgcattgaatttcagtgggagttgggcaccgggagggtgagggaggagcggggatggggcaaACGCAGAGAAGGGGCTGGTaagaggaggggaagaggtgggagcaggggcaggaagaggaggggaaggggcgtgggcctgggggaagggcctggagcagggagggggttgaTCACTCCCCGGGGGAAGTCTGTGCCTATGGTCCAGCTGTTAAATGCAGTGGTGTTTCCCTGGGACTAGATCAGTGTAACTGAGGTCACTCTCATGGCTCATGGTTCAGTGCCCTAGACATCAAACCATAATGGCTCATGAGCAATGTACTGGGGAACAGGTCAGAGAGAAGAATTTATGCTGCAGTTTCAAAAGGATCCCAAGACAGTTAGATATCCAGCCAACTCTGAAATGGTTTGAAATGGGTTTGTTTTGCAATTTCCATTTCAAATGACATTCGGAAAATACTTGTTTCCGCtatgatttggaatgaaaacaaatgtcaaaatatcaacATTTCCCACTTGATttcccctcactgcctgcctaaaTCAGTTATATCCAGGGCATTGGACTAGGGTgaacagatgtcccgattttatagggacagtcccgatttttgggtctttttcttatataggctcctatgactctccacccccatcctgatttttcacacttgctgtctggtcaccctatgtcctACTGAATGCCTTTCTCAAGATTTCTTTAATGTCTTTATTTCTTAGCGTGTAAATGAAAGGATTAAGCAATGGTGTCATGATAGTGTTCAAGAGGGTGACAACTTTGTTCATTTCCAGTGAGTTCTGTTTGGATGGTTTGACATACAGAAAGATGGAGCAGCCGTACCATATAACCACAACAGTGAGATGGGCAGAGcaagtggaaaaggccttttgccaGGCTTGGGCAGATGGGATTCTCAGGACGGTGGAGATGATGTAAATGTAGGAGACCAGGATGATGGCACAGGACCCAAGGACGACAATAAAACAGATAATAATATACACCATCTCAACAAGGTGCGTGTCTGTGCAGGACAGCTTTATCCAAGAATCTacatcacagaagaaatggttgatGATGGTAGAGTCACAGAAGGACAACCCGGTGACCAGAAATGCCAGCACAGCAGTAGTCAGGAAGCTACTTGCCCATGATCCAAGAGCCAGCTGAATGGACAAAGTGCTGTTCATGATGGCGCTATAGCGCAATGGGTGACATATGGCCAGATAGCGATCATAGGCCATGACGGCCAGAAGTAGATATTCAGTGCAACCGAGGGAGTAGACAAAGTACATCTGCAGGAGACAACTGGAGAAGGAAATGGTTTTGCTTTGGGACACTAGGAGAGCAAGAGTTTTGGGAATGTACCCCGTAGTGAACCAGATGTCTACGAAGGAGAGATtgcagaggaagaaatacatCGGAGTGTGCAGGCGGCGGTGAGTCCCCACTAAGGAGATGATGGTGATGTTTCCCATCAGCGTCAGGAGGTACATGAACAAGAAAAGCAGGAAGAGAGAGATCTGCACATACCGAGAGCCAGGGAACCCCAGCAGAATAAATTCCCTCACGTTGGTCTGATTTCCCTTCACCATTGGGTGCTCTCCCTGTTAAAACACAAGAAACCATAAAGGGAAGACAAAGAAACATCCAGGTCACTTGGTTAATTGCAGTTCATTGTTGACAACAAACTGAGAAatcatggagagagagaggggggagagaaTATATTATATTGTTAAAGCCCAACAGGATTatacagtctgacctcctgtatcacacaggtTGGAAAAACCCATTAATCAAAGCCCAGTAGCTAATGGTTGAACCAGAGCTTATCTCTTAGGAAAAGGTATCCTATCTTGACAagacaccaccccccacccctgccatatCACATTAAAGAGCAGTATCCTACAGGATACTGAACACAGTTTATGTGAAGTAGTGCACATTCAGTTCTCAGTAGGAGATGTGAGTATGTTGTCATCTATGAGAACTAGAGTTTCAATGGCAGATTGGCACTTAACTCCCCtagattcctttgaaaatcccagccttagaTTCTGCTCCACCCACAAAGCCAGGAAACTTGGCTTAATTCACCTCCCAAAGCCAGACGCAGAATCCTGGATTTCTTGCTCTCagacctctgctctaaccacgagaccccacttccctcctagAGCTgtgaatggaacccaggagtcctgattcctagCCCTCCAACCTTTAGACCCCATCCCACTCCCAGAGCTGGAAAACAGAACCCAAGCATCCCAATTCCTTTTTCTaagccagaggttctcaaactgtgatctGAAAACCACTTGTGGTCCGCGAGCTTCATTCAAGTGGTCCACAGATATTTTCCTCTAAGGTGAGCGCCTGAGCTGTCGCACCGAAGAGAATGAAGGCCACCcgcctaattagtggagccgtgaAGATGTGGTTTCACTAATTAAGTGCCTGGACCCTTGAGAAGATGTACATGTAAGGTGAAGTTGTGACCTTGGagggaatagggggtaggtgggaggggcagtggggtgagaagagggggtggggcaaATTTGGAActtcagggctgcagcagccagagaggcaactttccccagctccagggctgcggctgctggggagagatgactctccttcccagccccagcttgggagCTGCTGCGGCGGGGGAaaggcacatccatcacattaaaAAGGTatgactactgatattaaaatatgagttgtgtgcttttatttgtagaacaaaaaatatgttaattattattaaggattttttatatagcgcttttatctaAAGCGCTTTACAATGGTTAGCTAATGGTTCAAACATTTGGAAAGATAATTAAGTGGTCCCCTGAGACCCTCTGCAGTTTTCAAGTGCTCCATgaaaagaaaagtttgagaaccactgttctaagctATTAGCACACACTCCCTCCACAGAGCCAGAACATCAGAACGTAAGaacttacataagaacagccatactgggtcatatcaatttccatctagaccagtatcctctcttctaacagtggccaatgcaggtgccccagagggaatgaacagaatgtctgccttgagacatcttaaaggacATCTAAAGGACAAtcctctgttgttgttgttgatgaTGATGTGTGCATATTTGACTTATACCTCCTCTGAACCATTGGTAACCATGATGGTACCCCTGATTTCCAGACTCCATTCACTTCTAATTCTGGGTATTCTCTATAGTAAGGTTCCATTAATACATAATTTGTAATGGGTTAACAATTGAcgttttaataaatggttaacCAATTTGTATTGAGGCCAACCACTCCAAATGTGTTTATAAACCCGATATATAACCATTTCTGAAACTTTCTACTGATGTGCTTATAACCCTGGGAACATATAATGTTTACGTCTTTACATGCTTAAAATCAATTAAACTTTGTCAATAGGCGTGGAAGAATTCATTTTCCTCATAATTTTGATGGCTAATATCaatgcttatttttaaaagcattgctTTTCTATTTTTATGGATTTAGATTTTCATATTTGCGCAATATTATCACTTTTAAttgtttatttccatttttatcaaTTAAGTGTTCACAATTGCAGTTCATTATGTGGGCCAGACAATGAAGCAGAGTCAgacagatgttgagattcaaaatgttaaaggtttataactgttaaaattcTGTCAACATCATATGGCAAATTAAGCAAAGCAAATACCCTTTATCAGCATTTTCCTTCTTTACCTGTTAATTTggattattgatggaaatatattTGTCATTTTTCTGGGTGTGTGGTGAAATTAACGTTTATCATCATTTACCAATATAAATCTGATCCTTCCAAGCTTGTTTCTAAAGGACTTATAAAGGGAACTCTAATATAAAGTGTGGTCCCATTTTCTTCAGTTTAATTAGTCTCTCTGCAAACTGCACTGTCTTCAGGATGTTCTCACAAGAGTCACTGACATGAATGTAGTAAATAATTCTATTGGTGATACAATGGCtagaatctttctttctttctttctttctttctttctttctttcttttctaaagTCACCATATATGGGGGaagattattttattttggaaggTGTCAAGTATCTCTGCATAGTTTGCAAAACTACAATTAATCTGCAAGACAGCGAGAAGGTGAAACTGACCAGAAATCTACTATAAACACAAGTGAAATTGCCTAATATGTTTTTGTACTGGAGAGGGAGCGCAATGCAGAACCATAGGATTGTATGCTCTAAGAGGCTTGAGGGAATTATGAACCCAAATCCATTGAATTTCTGAGGGATTTGTGCAATTTGCTCTAAACTAGTATTAATTTGAATGCTAGGAATAATAATAACACCACCAcattctgatttcatttaaactggtgtaacttcTAAGCATTCTGGGTAGATACTCAAAGACCTTTCAGAATACTCACTGTGTGGGTGGCAGTTCTGTGGATGCATCCTGAATGAAACATAACTGCTAACACATCAAGTGTAGAAAAAAGGTGCTCTCTTAAGCATGGAGAGAAAAACCAACACAGttataattatttaaaaacagaCAATAATTCTGCTTCTCTGACACACACCTTttgaacactttcaaaagattCAAGCACACAACCTGCTCTAATGAAATCAACCATCAAATATCCTTAAGAGATTATCAGTATATCTTAGTATATACTTATAACTGAAAATGAACTATGTATACGTTATATACTACTGTCTgctgtctttctctctctgtctcttctatGGCACTGacatctatttatctatctatctcttATATACTACTGTCTTCTTATGTGCTCCATTCAGGCAATGAAAGAGTGTTTGACTCAGGATGGCTTATTTCATCAGAAGGCCACCTTGGGACATAATCTTCAGAGAAATTCACAGACTTTCTCAGAACTACAGAGGGAATTGCTTGAGGGGCCATTAACCAAATAACTCATGGGCCAATCCTCAGAGAAGCTGGCTCTAATTCCCACATGCCCGCATGGGTTTTGtaaacacacacacctaccttcGTAGATTTCCTCTGCACTGAATTCTGAGCAACTTCTACATGCTCTTGTGGCATGTCAAACCTCCATCCATTATTCGTGGATCCAGTCTCGAGAAGAGTTGGCTGAATAATAAGGCACAGTGGGAAAGATTCTTTAGGCAGCCAACCAATAGAAACAACACTTAGCTCTTATTCTGGGCTTaaaatcagtagctctcaaagaactttaccaaggaggtcagggtcactatccccattttacagatggggaaactggggcacagacAGGGGCGATTCACTCTGGAATGGGTAAGAGGGGACTCAGCCAaactgactgcagtggagttattccaggtTTACACTGGGGTGAACAGAGAGGAAGAATCAGTCCCATTTATCCAATGGGCCAAAAACCAGTGTCTCTTCCCCTGATCATCCACTCACTGACACTGGACTTACAcaggtataactccactgacttcaggagagttattccagatttgcaCTGGCATAGGAGCAGGATCCTGTCCCATGTGAACACAGCATGTGCCTGAATTTCAGAGGCGCAGAGGGGAATTACAACCCTGGTCAAACtgcatggaccagatcctcacctTGTGTGAATTAGCAAACCTCTTTTGATTCCAGCTGAGCtattctaagggtacgtctacactacaagactatttcgaatctacttaactcgaatttgtggaatcgaccttatgaagtcgaatttgtgtatccacactaaggacactaattcgactttgtgagtccacactaatggggccagcgtcgactttggaagcggtgcactgtgggaagctatcccacagttcccgcagtccccgctgcccattggaatgctgggtagagcccccaatgcctactgggggaaaaaatgtgtcgagggtggttttgggtaactgtcatcattgaaccgtcaatcacgccctccctccatgaaagcgccggcgggaaatctgttcgcgcccttctctggtcggttacagctcGGACGCCACAgtactgcgagcatggagcccgctgcgatcatcgctgcacttatggtcattgtcaactcctcgcaccttatcgtccacctcttccacagtcagctgctgagaaatcgggcgaggaggctccgtcagcgtggtgaggagagtggcgcagacctctcacaaagcagggtacgccgcgcagtggagatcatagtggcaatgggtcaagttcatggtgtggaactgcgattctgggcccgggaaacaagcacggactggtgggaccgcatagtgctgcaggtctgggatgaatcacagtggctgcgaaacttcaggatgcataagggcactttccttgaactctgtgacttgctgtcccctgacCTTAAGAGCCAGGACAcccagatgcgagcagccctgactgtgcagaagcgagtggccatagccctctggaaacttgcaacgccagacagctaccggtcagtagcgaaccactttggcgtcggcaaatctaccgtagggcttgctgtgattcaagtagcccacgcaatcgttgagcaactgctctcaaaggtagtgactctaggaaacgtccaggttgtcagagatggcttcgccgcgatgggattcccaaactgcggtggggctatagatgggactcacatccctatcctgggaccagcccaccaggccagccagtacattaaccgaaagaactacttttctatggtgctgcaagcactggtggaccataggggatgttttaccaacatctacgtcgggtggccgggcaaggttcatgacgcgcgtgtgttcaggaactctggtctgtttagatgcctccaggcaggtagtttcttcccggaccacaaaataacagttggggatgtgcagatgcctacagtgatcctcagggacccagcctacccgctaatgccctggctcatgaagccctatacaggcaccttggacagtgagaaggaactcttcaactaccggctgagcaagtgcagaatggtggtggagtgtgctttcggacgtctcaaggggagatggcggagcttactgactcgctcggacctcagcgaaaaaaatatccccgttgttactgcagcttgctgtgtgctccacaatctctgtgagagcaagggggagacctttatggcgggatgggaggttgaggcaaatctcctggctgctgattacgctcagccagacagccgtgccgatagaagatcccagcaggaagcgctgtgcatccgggaggctttgaaagctaggttcctcggagagcagggtaacctatgactgtccacttgatttacagagaagctgaacctgagcctgtttcagtgactgttgacttcgatctgcagttacataccccgttctgcaggtttccccccttccaacacacgttttaaaataaagttaatggaacactgattattaacaaagttttctttaattatgaattactGTTcttgggttgaaacatggacgcagactgtggtgggtacggtgtgcactgatgtacagaccgcttctacactagaggaatgacaggctcctgctcctggggggaggacggttgcgggtgggtttgcaggaaggggtgaggggtgtcgtctttgggacggagtttggatgcaggctctgggctgggggttggggcgtaggaaggggtgaggggtgtgtgggaagggtgagtatgtgtccatggatgagggctcttgctggggctcagggcatcggagaggcttgtggctagggtggaagggcatggtaagggcagcctgccttgccatttgtggatggcaggcgctaggaacctggggcagcatacacctcacagactgacccggggcagcatac
This region of Mauremys reevesii isolate NIE-2019 unplaced genomic scaffold, ASM1616193v1 Contig24, whole genome shotgun sequence genomic DNA includes:
- the LOC120393593 gene encoding olfactory receptor 6F1-like; this translates as MFHSGCIHRTATHTGEHPMVKGNQTNVREFILLGFPGSRYVQISLFLLFLFMYLLTLMGNITIISLVGTHRRLHTPMYFFLCNLSFVDIWFTTGYIPKTLALLVSQSKTISFSSCLLQMYFVYSLGCTEYLLLAVMAYDRYLAICHPLRYSAIMNSTLSIQLALGSWASSFLTTAVLAFLVTGLSFCDSTIINHFFCDVDSWIKLSCTDTHLVEMVYIIICFIVVLGSCAIILVSYIYIISTVLRIPSAQAWQKAFSTCSAHLTVVVIWYGCSIFLYVKPSKQNSLEMNKVVTLLNTIMTPLLNPFIYTLRNKDIKEILRKAFSRT